From a single Corynebacterium kroppenstedtii DSM 44385 genomic region:
- a CDS encoding pyridoxal phosphate-dependent aminotransferase — protein MGRDNSESADYSGMNYSEDQHSNSGSSGKDYGLAIQRGHADPFYTMEMVARTAEREAEKHDTVPLCIGQPSTPAPRVVRDVAIEAIQNDKLGYTEALGIQPLRERIARWHSETYGTDTKADNVIVTTGSSGAFVAIFAACLPFGGTVALSSPGYAAYRNVLQALGNSFIDIPTTAETRFHMTRKHLEDLAQAGNKPDMVLITSPNNPTGSIIDPDELRAISQWCDETDTVLVSDEIYHGISYGRPTVTARSLSDRAVVIGSTSKYFSMTGWRLGWLIIPDDPTLRETIENILGNISLCAPALSQIAATRVFDDDALAELRVHVERYKENHDILNKELPAVGLPRFAPSDGAFYFWVDVSNYTDDSVAFAHELLDATGVSVSPGTDFDGSADKALGKKYVRVSYAGTPEEMREACRRLKPFLEARRR, from the coding sequence GTGGGACGTGACAATTCGGAGTCAGCCGATTACAGCGGAATGAATTATTCGGAGGATCAGCATTCAAATTCGGGTAGCTCTGGAAAGGATTATGGCTTAGCAATTCAACGCGGCCATGCCGATCCTTTTTATACGATGGAAATGGTGGCCCGCACCGCGGAAAGAGAAGCCGAGAAGCATGACACGGTGCCGTTATGTATCGGCCAGCCGTCTACTCCCGCGCCGCGCGTTGTCCGAGATGTTGCTATTGAAGCCATCCAAAACGACAAACTGGGATATACTGAAGCGTTAGGTATTCAACCGTTGCGTGAGCGTATTGCTCGGTGGCATTCCGAAACATATGGGACGGATACCAAGGCCGATAACGTTATTGTCACGACGGGGTCCTCGGGCGCATTCGTTGCCATTTTCGCAGCGTGCCTGCCCTTCGGTGGGACGGTTGCCCTGTCGAGCCCCGGGTATGCGGCATACCGCAATGTTCTTCAAGCATTGGGTAATTCCTTTATTGATATCCCGACGACGGCCGAAACCCGGTTCCATATGACCCGTAAGCACCTTGAGGATCTTGCTCAGGCGGGGAATAAGCCGGATATGGTGTTGATTACGTCGCCAAATAATCCGACAGGGTCAATTATTGATCCCGACGAATTGCGCGCAATTTCACAGTGGTGCGATGAAACTGACACGGTGTTGGTCTCTGATGAGATTTACCACGGAATTAGTTATGGTCGGCCGACCGTGACGGCGAGGTCGCTTTCCGATCGTGCCGTGGTTATTGGCTCGACATCTAAGTACTTCTCCATGACGGGCTGGCGTTTGGGTTGGCTGATCATTCCTGATGATCCGACGCTACGGGAAACGATTGAAAATATCTTAGGAAACATTTCTCTTTGTGCTCCCGCTCTTTCGCAGATCGCGGCAACCCGCGTGTTCGACGATGATGCCCTGGCCGAGCTTCGCGTACATGTCGAGCGCTACAAAGAAAACCACGACATTCTTAACAAGGAGCTGCCCGCAGTGGGACTGCCCCGCTTCGCGCCCTCCGACGGTGCTTTCTACTTCTGGGTTGATGTGTCGAATTACACCGACGATTCCGTCGCCTTCGCCCACGAGCTCCTTGACGCCACGGGTGTGTCGGTCTCTCCGGGGACTGACTTTGATGGAAGCGCCGACAAAGCGCTGGGCAAGAAGTACGTCCGCGTGAGCTACGCGGGCACACCCGAAGAGATGCGGGAAGCGTGCCGTCGTTTGAAGCCATTCTTGGAGGCCCGGCGTCGGTAA
- a CDS encoding HIT family protein, producing the protein MATVFTKIINGEIPGRFVYRDDTVAAFLTIEPIAYGHTLVVPIKEVDRWTDLSLDEWAHVSAVAHNIGRAITDAFDAPRAGMLIAGFEVPHAHVHVFPASDMSGYSLQNIMRTDDTDPDAMDAAAAKIRAELTKAGIDTGVDDK; encoded by the coding sequence ATGGCTACCGTATTCACGAAAATCATCAACGGCGAGATCCCAGGTCGGTTCGTGTACCGCGACGACACCGTCGCCGCATTCCTCACCATCGAACCCATCGCGTACGGTCACACCTTGGTTGTCCCCATTAAGGAAGTTGACCGGTGGACGGACCTGAGTCTCGACGAATGGGCGCATGTTTCTGCCGTCGCCCACAACATTGGCCGCGCCATTACCGACGCCTTCGACGCGCCTCGTGCCGGCATGCTGATCGCGGGATTTGAAGTTCCCCATGCTCACGTCCATGTCTTCCCGGCTTCCGACATGTCCGGCTATAGCTTGCAAAACATCATGCGTACCGACGATACCGACCCGGATGCCATGGACGCTGCCGCTGCAAAGATCCGCGCGGAGCTGACCAAGGCCGGGATCGATACCGGAGTCGACGACAAATAA
- a CDS encoding S9 family peptidase, whose translation MSHVDDAHNATHPPRNVASTDPDEGSLQYSSSGAPIPPTAHIHPTTRSHHGHDVVDNYEWLRDKESPETLAYLRAENEYTEARTRDLAPLQDSIFQEIKSRTQETDLSVPVRSGDWWYYGRSLEGKSYGVSCRVPASSTGDKTKDWTPPAIDAESAPENEQIILDSNVLAEGAEFFSLGASSVSVDGNYLAYSTDTTGDERFDLRIKDLRTGELLDDAIDGIGYGATWVGSEWLFYERVDDSWRPNEVWRHRVGTPTDQDVCIFREDDERFWVGCGTTRSEKYLFVEVGSKVTSEVWFLDLGVTGDGESKTVDPERVTGELQCILPRHTGVQYDVDHAVIGGDDRWIVLHNAHGADFELGMASATPLTSLDDLDVVIPHKQGRRIEGMDVFAQHMVVGYRENAINKLGLFSFADGTVGNLEPIDFDEELYSAGTGGNAEWESPYIRMAYESFVTPGLVFDYDLATGERLVRKQRIVKGGYDPSDYVARRMWTTARDGAKVPVSLIYRADLEGKTDSDGLPTDGPHPTILYGYGSYEASMDPAFSIARLSLLDRGIVFAIAHVRGGGEMGRSWYDNGKTLAKKNTFYDFIDVADDLISRNVTDNKHMVALGGSAGGLLMGAVANMAGDRFSGIEAVVPFVDPLTSILMPELPLTVIEWDEWGDPLHDPEVYDYMASYAPYDNVSAENTYPPILALTSLNDTRVLYVEPAKWVAKIRATIPGSDICLKTEMIAGHGGVSGRYEQWKQTAFEYAWMIRRAGVAEDAAV comes from the coding sequence ATGTCTCACGTTGATGATGCTCATAACGCAACTCACCCACCGCGCAACGTAGCCTCCACGGACCCCGACGAGGGTTCCCTCCAGTACAGTTCCTCGGGCGCGCCGATCCCTCCGACGGCGCATATTCATCCGACGACGCGCTCGCATCATGGGCATGACGTCGTCGATAATTATGAATGGCTGAGGGATAAGGAAAGCCCTGAGACCTTGGCTTATCTTCGGGCCGAAAACGAGTACACCGAGGCCCGCACTCGTGATTTAGCTCCTTTGCAGGATTCGATTTTTCAGGAGATTAAAAGCAGGACGCAGGAGACGGATTTGTCCGTTCCGGTTCGTTCGGGGGATTGGTGGTATTACGGCCGCAGCCTCGAGGGGAAGAGTTATGGGGTGTCGTGCCGGGTTCCGGCGTCCTCGACGGGGGATAAAACCAAGGATTGGACTCCGCCGGCGATTGATGCCGAGTCTGCGCCCGAGAATGAACAGATCATTCTTGATTCCAATGTCCTGGCTGAGGGGGCGGAGTTTTTTTCGCTCGGTGCGTCGAGTGTTTCGGTGGACGGAAATTACTTGGCATATTCCACGGATACGACGGGTGATGAGCGGTTTGACCTGCGCATTAAGGATCTCCGGACAGGTGAGCTTCTTGACGACGCTATCGACGGCATCGGGTATGGAGCCACGTGGGTCGGTTCGGAGTGGTTGTTTTATGAGCGTGTCGACGATTCCTGGCGCCCGAACGAGGTATGGCGTCACCGCGTCGGCACCCCGACGGACCAGGACGTATGCATTTTCCGTGAGGACGACGAGCGCTTTTGGGTCGGGTGCGGAACAACCCGCTCGGAGAAGTACCTTTTTGTCGAAGTCGGATCCAAAGTCACGTCGGAGGTGTGGTTCCTAGACCTGGGGGTCACTGGTGACGGAGAGTCGAAGACGGTTGACCCCGAGCGTGTGACGGGTGAATTGCAGTGCATTCTGCCCCGGCACACGGGCGTGCAATATGACGTTGATCATGCCGTTATCGGTGGAGACGATCGCTGGATCGTGCTGCATAACGCGCATGGCGCGGACTTTGAGCTCGGCATGGCCAGTGCCACGCCGCTGACCAGCCTGGACGACCTGGACGTTGTGATCCCTCATAAGCAAGGCCGTCGCATCGAGGGAATGGATGTGTTCGCGCAGCACATGGTTGTGGGCTACCGCGAGAACGCCATTAACAAGTTGGGGCTTTTCTCGTTTGCCGACGGCACCGTCGGGAATCTCGAGCCTATCGATTTTGATGAGGAACTCTACAGCGCCGGCACCGGGGGAAATGCGGAGTGGGAGTCCCCGTATATCCGCATGGCCTACGAGTCCTTCGTGACGCCCGGCCTGGTTTTTGACTACGACTTGGCGACGGGTGAACGGTTGGTGCGCAAGCAGCGGATAGTGAAGGGCGGATATGACCCATCTGACTATGTTGCACGCCGGATGTGGACGACAGCCCGGGACGGCGCGAAAGTTCCCGTCTCGTTGATCTACCGAGCAGATCTCGAAGGGAAGACAGATTCCGACGGTCTCCCCACCGACGGCCCTCATCCGACGATTCTTTATGGTTACGGATCATATGAAGCGTCGATGGACCCCGCGTTTTCGATCGCGCGACTGTCGTTACTCGATAGGGGCATCGTGTTCGCCATCGCGCATGTTCGGGGTGGCGGAGAGATGGGCCGATCCTGGTACGACAACGGCAAAACGTTGGCTAAGAAGAACACGTTCTACGATTTCATTGACGTTGCTGATGACTTGATCAGCCGGAACGTGACTGACAACAAGCACATGGTTGCGCTTGGTGGATCGGCCGGTGGCCTGTTGATGGGTGCCGTCGCGAATATGGCGGGAGACCGGTTTTCTGGGATTGAAGCCGTCGTCCCGTTTGTGGATCCCTTGACGTCGATCCTCATGCCGGAGCTTCCGTTGACCGTGATCGAATGGGATGAGTGGGGCGACCCCCTTCACGATCCCGAGGTGTACGACTACATGGCGTCATATGCTCCGTATGACAACGTGTCGGCAGAGAACACCTACCCGCCTATCCTCGCGTTGACCAGCCTGAATGATACCCGAGTGCTGTATGTGGAACCGGCCAAGTGGGTTGCGAAGATTCGCGCGACTATTCCAGGGTCCGACATTTGTCTGAAAACCGAGATGATCGCGGGCCACGGAGGCGTGTCCGGCCGCTATGAGCAGTGGAAACAGACCGCGTTTGAATATGCCTGGATGATTCGCCGCGCCGGCGTCGCCGAGGATGCAGCCGTTTAA
- a CDS encoding TetR/AcrR family transcriptional regulator: MTNTAERDDSRDSSAEQGRPQGHIDRRVAKTQAAIHRALEELVCEKPPHRITVAEITRRANIHRKTFYLHYNSVEELFREELESMKQDYAEIIDSIPPTMTIADINRVFFDFATRQGPLFEQLVVSPEYRHYAERFFHMNLIHNRARHNPYAHLSREQQNTINTFLVAGTLDMYRQWIADGKTMPLDELVTLSTQLLSHGAAQFRD; the protein is encoded by the coding sequence ATGACCAACACTGCCGAACGCGACGATTCGCGTGACAGCTCTGCAGAGCAGGGCCGTCCCCAGGGCCACATCGATCGTCGTGTTGCCAAAACACAGGCGGCTATCCATCGTGCGTTAGAAGAGCTCGTCTGCGAAAAACCTCCGCATCGAATTACTGTTGCGGAAATTACCCGGCGCGCAAATATCCACCGGAAAACCTTTTACTTGCATTACAACTCGGTGGAGGAACTCTTCCGCGAGGAATTGGAATCAATGAAGCAAGACTATGCAGAGATTATTGATTCAATTCCTCCAACAATGACTATTGCGGACATCAACCGCGTATTTTTCGACTTCGCCACGCGGCAAGGGCCTTTATTCGAACAGCTCGTAGTGTCCCCCGAATATCGGCACTATGCCGAGCGTTTCTTCCACATGAATCTCATCCATAACCGGGCACGGCATAATCCGTATGCGCATCTGTCCCGTGAACAGCAAAACACCATCAATACTTTTCTCGTAGCCGGCACCTTGGACATGTACCGTCAGTGGATTGCCGATGGTAAAACAATGCCCCTCGATGAGCTGGTCACGCTTAGCACACAGTTGCTCAGCCATGGCGCAGCTCAATTTCGGGATTGA
- a CDS encoding alpha/beta hydrolase: protein MNNSFALYPSVDSLVGKEPYTTAQYADVKGTSTSFTPPQGSTIAGAWNGVSPRNKGVLVPFMIPSPVSHFQTTESRVYLPPAYFANPRPLLPVVVLMNGLPGSPSQWFEIGNAGQTLHHFERVHHGLAPVVVAINTTGNDDEDLGCFDTKKAKVQTYMDTDVPQQIKKYFQVSNDPTQWAIGGLSYGGTCALQAIVNNPEPYRYFLDFSGDRTPGTMSAKGNADTYFGGNLNAYLRVNPEDILKRRKFTGIKGVFVAGQSDKSSVRDLKYMNGLAQSAGIDSSSREVPGGHDFGTWRLALVLTLPDVARATRLIG, encoded by the coding sequence GTGAATAATAGTTTTGCTCTGTACCCGTCGGTCGATTCTCTGGTTGGCAAGGAGCCGTACACCACCGCCCAATATGCCGATGTCAAGGGAACATCGACTTCCTTCACTCCTCCTCAGGGCAGCACGATTGCCGGAGCGTGGAATGGGGTTTCACCACGAAACAAGGGTGTGCTTGTTCCCTTTATGATCCCGTCGCCGGTATCTCATTTCCAGACGACGGAATCTCGGGTGTATTTACCACCGGCCTATTTTGCGAATCCACGACCATTGTTGCCGGTAGTTGTGCTGATGAATGGTTTGCCGGGCTCGCCGTCGCAGTGGTTTGAGATCGGCAACGCGGGCCAGACCCTTCATCATTTTGAGCGCGTTCACCACGGTTTGGCGCCCGTGGTTGTGGCCATTAATACGACCGGTAATGATGACGAGGATTTAGGGTGCTTTGATACAAAGAAAGCCAAAGTGCAGACCTATATGGACACTGACGTTCCGCAACAAATAAAAAAGTATTTTCAGGTATCCAATGATCCGACCCAGTGGGCCATCGGTGGCCTGAGCTATGGCGGAACATGTGCGCTCCAGGCCATCGTGAATAATCCGGAACCGTACCGTTATTTCCTTGATTTTTCGGGCGACCGCACCCCGGGGACCATGTCGGCCAAAGGAAACGCGGATACGTATTTCGGCGGGAACCTCAATGCTTATCTACGGGTTAATCCGGAAGATATCCTAAAGAGAAGAAAATTCACGGGGATTAAAGGTGTCTTTGTTGCCGGCCAGTCGGACAAGTCGTCCGTTCGAGATTTGAAGTATATGAATGGGTTGGCTCAGAGCGCTGGAATCGACTCATCGTCCCGTGAGGTTCCCGGCGGCCACGATTTTGGCACCTGGCGGCTGGCCTTGGTTCTCACTCTTCCCGATGTGGCCCGAGCCACGCGTTTAATCGGTTAG
- a CDS encoding carboxymuconolactone decarboxylase family protein produces MSASQPDADAQPDPRHTHRSIPDVFREVFDHDYSPLGSSARVRDEFNQITDRFAFGEMWPASGLDDRRKILVSVACVATSGGDELSALLRAGLHLGVAAEELQEVFHQIAPYVGISRARHGLEELDKLVDAPVDIQSTVTEDDRLAKGIAAQKAMFGDGIDTMRENAPEDESFIQDALSAYCFGDTYTRKALSLADRELLTWVAIISLGGCDPQARAHVSGNLAVGNDRAILLGALAVCVPWIGFPRSLNALAAINSQTKNDVAEDKTAENDDKES; encoded by the coding sequence ATGTCAGCTTCACAACCTGATGCAGACGCACAGCCAGATCCACGTCATACCCATCGATCCATACCGGACGTCTTTCGTGAAGTCTTCGACCACGACTATTCGCCACTGGGTTCCTCAGCGCGGGTGCGCGACGAGTTTAACCAGATCACCGACCGGTTTGCCTTTGGCGAGATGTGGCCTGCCAGTGGGCTCGATGACCGACGCAAGATCTTGGTCAGTGTGGCGTGCGTGGCCACGAGTGGTGGCGATGAATTATCCGCCTTATTGCGGGCAGGCCTTCATCTAGGTGTTGCAGCGGAAGAGCTACAGGAAGTTTTCCACCAAATAGCGCCCTACGTTGGGATCAGTCGCGCCCGGCACGGACTAGAGGAGCTAGACAAACTTGTCGACGCTCCCGTCGACATCCAATCGACGGTGACCGAGGACGATCGCCTGGCCAAAGGAATTGCCGCGCAGAAAGCAATGTTTGGCGACGGAATCGACACAATGCGTGAGAATGCACCCGAGGATGAGAGTTTCATTCAAGATGCTTTGTCAGCCTATTGTTTCGGTGATACGTACACCCGGAAAGCGCTAAGTCTTGCTGACAGGGAATTGTTGACGTGGGTGGCCATCATTTCCTTGGGCGGCTGTGACCCGCAAGCTCGGGCCCATGTTTCAGGGAACCTCGCAGTGGGGAATGATCGCGCAATTCTCTTGGGTGCTCTGGCGGTTTGCGTGCCCTGGATTGGTTTCCCAAGGAGCCTTAATGCCCTGGCCGCGATTAATAGCCAGACGAAAAATGACGTTGCAGAAGACAAAACTGCAGAAAATGACGATAAGGAGTCATAA
- a CDS encoding cupin domain-containing protein — translation MEITSKDEFDKVNKFGTGDSNDAFAEYFVGKSFLQPIAQLDEAGLGIANVTFEPGCRNNWHIHHARRGGGQILMCTAGEGWYQEEGKTPVSMTEGSTVVIPPNVKHWHGAKADSWFSHIAISVPGEETSNEWLEPVSDEDYQSLTS, via the coding sequence ATGGAAATCACGAGTAAAGATGAATTCGACAAAGTCAATAAGTTTGGCACGGGTGATTCCAATGACGCATTCGCCGAATACTTCGTCGGGAAGTCATTTTTACAACCCATCGCCCAGCTTGATGAGGCGGGCTTGGGGATCGCCAATGTGACCTTTGAACCCGGATGCAGGAATAACTGGCATATCCACCACGCCCGTCGCGGCGGTGGCCAGATCTTGATGTGCACCGCGGGGGAAGGCTGGTACCAGGAAGAGGGCAAGACCCCCGTCAGCATGACGGAAGGTTCCACAGTGGTCATTCCGCCGAATGTGAAGCATTGGCACGGCGCTAAGGCGGATAGCTGGTTTTCCCATATCGCTATCTCGGTGCCTGGGGAAGAGACCAGCAACGAGTGGCTGGAGCCCGTCTCGGACGAGGACTATCAATCCCTCACGTCGTAG
- the purB gene encoding adenylosuccinate lyase, with protein MANVLAHRYASPELVNLWSPEHKIIMERRLWIAVLRAQKELGVDVPDEAIEAYESVIDRIDLDSIAARERVTRHDVKARIEEFNALAGYEHIHMGMTSRDLTENVEQLQVHRSLEHVRDRMVAVLRALADCAVRYRDQVMAGRSHNVAAQATTLGKRFASAANEILVAYERLENLISRYPLRGIKGPMGTSQDMLDLVGGDETKLEQLENSVSEYLGISRRFDSVGQVYPRSLDLDVISALVQLGAGPSSLSMTIRLMAGNELVTEGFKEGQVGSSAMPHKMNARSCERIGGLQIILRGYQTMAADLAGQQWNEGDVFCSVVRRVALPDAFFAFDGMVETLLTVLKEFGAFPAMIDKELERYLPFLATTRILMASIRAGLGRETAHEIIKENAVATALDMREKGTEQNLIERLAADDRLPLNREQLDAAIADRHAFIGAAGSQVDRVVARVKDIVAEHPDAAAYMPGDIV; from the coding sequence ATAGCGAATGTGCTAGCGCATCGGTATGCCTCGCCAGAGCTGGTCAATCTGTGGAGCCCCGAGCACAAGATCATCATGGAGCGTCGGCTCTGGATCGCCGTTCTTCGCGCGCAGAAAGAGCTCGGCGTCGATGTTCCTGACGAGGCTATCGAGGCCTACGAGTCGGTGATTGACCGCATCGACCTGGATTCCATCGCTGCGCGTGAGCGCGTCACCCGACACGACGTCAAAGCGCGCATCGAGGAATTCAACGCCCTGGCTGGGTATGAGCACATTCACATGGGCATGACCAGCAGGGATCTCACCGAAAACGTTGAACAGCTGCAGGTGCACCGGTCGCTGGAACATGTGCGGGACAGGATGGTGGCGGTTCTCCGGGCGTTGGCTGATTGTGCGGTTCGCTACCGCGATCAGGTGATGGCGGGGCGATCCCACAATGTCGCTGCTCAGGCGACCACGTTGGGCAAGCGTTTCGCGTCGGCAGCTAATGAAATTCTGGTTGCCTATGAGAGGTTGGAAAACCTTATCTCGCGGTATCCACTCCGCGGGATTAAAGGCCCCATGGGAACGTCCCAGGACATGCTGGATCTCGTCGGTGGGGATGAAACCAAACTCGAGCAGTTGGAAAACTCTGTATCGGAATACTTAGGTATTTCCCGACGGTTCGATTCGGTCGGGCAGGTGTACCCACGCAGCCTTGACCTGGATGTGATCTCGGCGTTGGTGCAGTTGGGTGCGGGGCCGTCGTCGCTGTCTATGACCATCCGCTTGATGGCTGGAAATGAGCTGGTCACGGAGGGGTTCAAGGAGGGGCAGGTGGGGTCCTCTGCAATGCCGCACAAGATGAATGCCCGTTCGTGTGAGCGTATCGGTGGTCTGCAGATTATCCTTCGTGGCTATCAAACGATGGCTGCAGATCTGGCGGGTCAGCAATGGAATGAGGGCGATGTCTTTTGTTCTGTTGTTCGCCGTGTAGCTCTGCCGGATGCTTTCTTTGCTTTCGACGGAATGGTGGAAACCTTACTGACCGTTCTCAAAGAGTTTGGCGCATTCCCCGCCATGATTGATAAGGAACTAGAACGGTATTTGCCATTCTTGGCGACGACCCGCATCCTCATGGCCTCTATTCGCGCTGGCCTGGGACGCGAAACCGCCCACGAGATCATTAAAGAGAACGCCGTCGCCACCGCGCTTGATATGCGCGAGAAAGGCACAGAGCAAAACCTCATCGAGCGTCTCGCCGCCGATGATCGGCTCCCGTTGAACCGCGAACAGCTGGATGCAGCGATTGCGGACCGCCATGCCTTCATCGGAGCAGCGGGTTCGCAGGTTGATCGAGTTGTCGCACGTGTGAAAGACATTGTGGCGGAGCACCCCGACGCTGCCGCATACATGCCTGGCGACATTGTGTAG
- a CDS encoding phosphoribosylaminoimidazolesuccinocarboxamide synthase, producing the protein MRPELSSYEHLSAGKVRENYEIDDDTLLMVASDRVSAFDYILDTQIPDKGRILTAMSTFFFEQLDMPNHLVGPVDDERIPEETLGRALVCEKLKMIPFECVARGYLTGSGLKEYNETGRVCGIELPEGLVEGSKLPEPIFTPATKAEFGSHDENVDYDYVLEHLGERRSETIRDAALSLYSQAAAIAEEGGLILADTKFEFGVDADGNVKLADEVLTPDSSRYWPKEGYREGHRQPSFDKQYLRNWLIGPKSGWSRESGVQPPALPGSIVEATRDKYVEAYERVSGLKFADWIGPSA; encoded by the coding sequence ATGCGCCCTGAACTCTCTTCATATGAGCACCTTTCCGCGGGAAAGGTTCGCGAAAATTATGAAATTGACGACGACACTTTGTTGATGGTGGCGTCGGATCGTGTTTCTGCGTTCGACTATATTCTGGATACCCAAATACCGGATAAGGGCAGAATCCTTACGGCAATGAGCACGTTCTTTTTCGAGCAGCTCGATATGCCGAACCATTTGGTTGGCCCCGTTGACGATGAGCGGATCCCAGAGGAAACGTTGGGCCGCGCCTTAGTCTGCGAAAAGCTCAAGATGATTCCTTTCGAGTGCGTTGCCCGGGGATATCTGACCGGCTCGGGTCTGAAGGAATACAACGAGACCGGCCGGGTTTGCGGCATCGAGCTTCCCGAGGGCCTAGTTGAGGGCTCGAAGCTTCCGGAACCCATTTTCACTCCCGCGACGAAAGCAGAGTTCGGCAGCCACGACGAGAACGTCGATTACGACTACGTTCTCGAGCACCTGGGGGAGCGTCGCTCGGAAACGATCCGTGACGCAGCACTGTCGCTCTACTCTCAAGCAGCTGCTATTGCCGAGGAGGGCGGCCTGATCCTGGCCGACACCAAGTTCGAGTTCGGCGTGGACGCTGACGGAAACGTGAAATTGGCGGATGAGGTGCTCACCCCTGATTCGTCGCGGTACTGGCCCAAGGAAGGGTACCGCGAAGGTCACCGCCAACCCAGCTTCGACAAGCAGTACCTGCGTAACTGGTTGATCGGTCCGAAGTCCGGCTGGTCCCGCGAATCCGGAGTGCAACCACCAGCGCTACCGGGCTCGATCGTGGAGGCCACCCGCGACAAGTACGTGGAAGCCTACGAACGCGTGTCGGGCTTGAAGTTCGCCGACTGGATCGGCCCGTCAGCGTAA
- the purD gene encoding phosphoribosylamine--glycine ligase, which yields MQILVLGNGSREHALLYSLSKDSQVSGLHVAPGNDGMTAIAQLHPDIDINDGSQVVGLATSLGADLVVIGPEAPLVAGVADALRDAHIPVFGPGGQAAQIEGSKAFAKDVMKAANVRTAQAESLQPGASADQVDAVLNDFGPTFVVKDDGLAGGKGVVVTQDRDEARDHAVAVLESGHPVLVESFLDGPEISLFCLVDSDTVVPLLPAQDHKRVGEGDTGPNTGGMGAYAPLPWLPEGAVDRIVDEIVQPVASEMVKRGCPFNGLLYAGLAWGKEGPVVVEFNCRFGDPETQAVLELLDTPLAGVLNSVATGHLADVPPLTWKDGYAVTVVLAAQGYPAGPRKGDPISGAEPGTEDDGVRHAGVARLGDRLVSSGGRVLSVVGVGKDLDEARAKVYRKMEGISLPGGHYRRDIAQKAVEGRIGIAN from the coding sequence ATGCAGATTCTTGTCCTGGGTAATGGTTCTCGTGAGCACGCTCTTCTTTATTCGTTGTCCAAAGATTCGCAGGTGAGTGGGCTGCACGTCGCCCCGGGTAATGATGGGATGACCGCGATCGCGCAGCTTCACCCCGATATCGACATCAACGACGGCTCGCAGGTTGTTGGCTTAGCGACGTCATTAGGTGCGGATTTGGTGGTGATTGGTCCGGAAGCACCGCTGGTCGCTGGGGTGGCGGACGCTCTTCGCGACGCTCATATCCCCGTGTTTGGGCCGGGCGGCCAGGCTGCGCAGATCGAGGGGTCGAAGGCGTTCGCCAAGGACGTGATGAAGGCTGCTAATGTGCGTACTGCCCAGGCGGAGTCCCTGCAACCAGGGGCATCGGCGGATCAGGTCGACGCTGTCCTGAACGACTTTGGCCCGACGTTTGTCGTGAAAGATGATGGGCTGGCCGGCGGTAAAGGTGTTGTTGTGACACAGGACCGCGACGAAGCCCGCGACCATGCGGTCGCTGTATTGGAGTCGGGTCACCCGGTGTTGGTGGAGTCCTTCCTCGACGGTCCGGAGATTTCCCTGTTTTGCCTGGTAGATAGCGATACGGTGGTGCCTTTGTTGCCGGCTCAGGACCACAAGCGCGTTGGCGAGGGAGATACGGGTCCCAATACGGGCGGAATGGGTGCCTATGCACCGCTTCCGTGGTTGCCCGAGGGCGCCGTTGACCGGATTGTTGATGAGATCGTGCAGCCGGTGGCCTCAGAGATGGTGAAGCGCGGCTGCCCCTTTAACGGGCTGCTTTACGCGGGTTTGGCCTGGGGGAAGGAAGGTCCGGTGGTCGTCGAGTTCAACTGCCGCTTTGGGGATCCGGAAACTCAAGCGGTGCTGGAGCTTCTCGATACTCCGTTGGCAGGGGTGCTGAACTCCGTGGCGACGGGCCACTTGGCAGATGTACCCCCGTTGACCTGGAAAGATGGCTACGCCGTGACGGTGGTGTTGGCCGCCCAGGGGTACCCAGCGGGACCGCGAAAGGGAGACCCCATTTCGGGCGCGGAGCCCGGTACGGAGGACGACGGCGTCCGGCACGCGGGTGTTGCGCGGCTCGGCGACCGCTTAGTGTCCTCGGGCGGACGTGTGCTCAGCGTGGTTGGCGTCGGCAAGGATCTAGACGAAGCACGGGCAAAGGTGTATCGAAAGATGGAAGGTATATCGTTGCCGGGCGGGCATTATCGGCGCGATATTGCTCAGAAGGCCGTCGAGGGCCGTATTGGCATCGCAAACTGA